One window from the genome of Solea solea chromosome 2, fSolSol10.1, whole genome shotgun sequence encodes:
- the tubgcp3 gene encoding gamma-tubulin complex component 3 isoform X1: MATLDQKSPNVLLQSLCCRITGKSEAEVAHQFQYAVRVIGSNYAPTIERDEFLVSEKIKKELLKQRREADAALFSELHRKLQTQGVLKHRWSILYLLLSLSEDPRKPSSRVGNYGALFAQALPRDSHSTPFYCTRPQSLALGYGDRSGGLTASVGTSGISSLGVYTLNGPSPTPQSLLAGQPPQSVAQPLGSRLAWALPISSSPSSALAPLTNRLPLGPAAPSTRVVRPRRDGDTGEVSEAALVRDILYVFQGIDGKFIKMSAQENCYKIDSKVLVCKSLKGTSSRLAELGWLHNKVRKYTDARSLDRAFGLVGQSFCASLHQELKEYYRLLSVLHSQLQVEDDQGVTVCTESSLTLRRLLVWMYDPKVRLKTLAALVDFCQGRKGGELASAVHAYGKTGDPQMRALVQHILSLVSHPILNFLYRWIYDGELEDTYHEFFVASDPNVKTDRLWHDKYSLRKSMIPSFITMDQARKVLLIGKSINFLHQVCHDRTPPGKITSASKSTDTPKDAAELLSDLEGAFQEKIDAAYFDTSKYLLNVLNRDYLLLEHLQAMRRYLLLGQGDFIRHLMDLLKPELVRPATTLYQHNLTGILETAVRATNAQFDNAEILKRLDVRLLEVSPGDTGWDVFSLDYHVDGPIATLFTRECMGHYLRVFNFLWRAKRIEYTLTDIWKGQMCNAKLLKTMPELSGVLHQCHILASEMVHFIHQMQYYITFEVLECSWDELWNKVQQAQDLDHIIAAHEVFLDTIISRCLLDNNTRSLLNQLRAIFDQIIEFQNAQDTLYRSALEELTLRLQYEERKQQREEEGQWGVTAEQEEEEKRRIQEFQKSIPNLRSQFRVLTHFYQSIVQQFLVLLMTSTDESLRFLSFRLDFNEHYRAREPRLRASLGATRGRRLSNI; encoded by the exons ATGGCGACACTGGATCAGAAATCCCCCAATGTTCTTCTCCAGAGCCTCTGCTGCAGAATCACAGGGAAAAGCGAAG CTGAAGTTGCCCATCAATTCCAGTATGCAGTGCGAGTCATTGGCAGTAACTATGCCCCCACCATTGAACGGGATGAATTTCTGGTGTCAGAGAAGATCAAGAAAGAAC TGctgaagcagaggagagaagcTGATGCTGCACTGTTCTCTGAATTGCACAGAAAACTTCAGACACAG GGGGTTTTGAAGCATCGCTGGTCTATTCTCTACCTGCTGCTCAGCCTCTCCGAAGACCCTCGTAAACCTTCCAGCAGG GTTGGCAACTATGGGGCTCTCTTTGCCCAGGCCCTCCCCAGGGACTCCCACTCTACCCCATTCTACTGCACCCGGCCCCAGAGCCTGGCGCTGGGCTATGGGGACAGAAGTGGTGGGTTGACGGCCAGTGTTGGAACCAGTGGAATCTCCAGTCTGGGAGTGTACACACTAAACGGACCCTCACCAACGCCACAGTCGTTGCTGGCCGG gCAACCCCCTCAGTCTGTAGCTCAACCTCTGGGCTCCCGGCTGGCCTGGGCTCTTCCCATTAGCTCCTCCCCTTCATCGGCTTTAGCCCCACTGACCAACCGACTGCCCCTCGGACCTGCAGCTCCCTCCACCAGAGTGGTCCGTCCTCGTCGAGATGGTGACACAG GAGAAGTAAGTGAGGCGGCCCTGGTGCGGGACATCCTCTACGTCTTCCAGGGAATTGATGGCAAGTTCATCAAGATGAGTGCCCAAGAGAATTGCTACAAAATAGACAGCAAG GTGTTGGTGTGTAAATCCCTGAAGGGCACCAGCAGCAGACTGGCTGAACTTGGCTGGCTACACAACAAAGTCAGGAAGTACACTGATGCTAGAAGCTTAGACCGGGCCTTTGGGTTGGTTGGACAG AGCTTCTGTGCTTCACTCCACCAGGAACTAAAGGAGTACTACAGACTGTTGTCTGTCCTCCACTCTCAG CTACAGGTAGAGGACGACCAAGGTGTAACCGTGTGCACAGAGAGCAGCCTGACTCTCAGGAGGCTGCTGGTTTGGATGTATGACCCCAAAGTCCGGCTGAAAACGTTGGCCGCTCTTGTTGACTTCTGCCAAG GTCGAAAGGGAGGCGAGTTGGCCTCAGCTGTCCATGCATATGGGAAAACGGGAGACCCACAGATGAGAGCGCTGGTTCAACACATTCTCAGCCTGGTGTCACACCCCATCCTCAACTTCCTCTACAGGTGGATCTATGACGGAGAGCTAGAAGATACCTACCACGAG ttcTTTGTAGCATCAGATCCCAACGTGAAGACTGATAGACTGTGGCACGACAAGTACTCCCTCAGAAAATCTATGATTCCTTCATTCATCACCATGGACCAGGCCCGCAAG GTGCTGCTGATCGGAAAATCCATTAACTTCCTGCACCAGGTCTGTCATGACAGAACGCCGCCGGGCAAAATCACGTCGGCATCCAAGTCCACGGACACACCTAAAGATG ctgcagagctgctgtcTGACCTGGAGGGGGCGTTTCAGGAGAAGATCGATGCTGCATACTTTGACACCAGCAAATACCTGCTGAATGTTCTCAACCGCGACTACCTGCTGCTGGAACACCTTCAGGCGATGAGGAGATACCTCCTGCTCGGCCAGGGTGACTTCATCAGACATCTCATGGACCTGCTCAA ACCAGAGTTGGTTCGTCCTGCCACCACTTTGTACCAACACAACCTGACCGGTATCTTAGAAACAGCTGTGAGAGCCACCAATGCCCAGTTTGACAACGCAGAGATCCTCAAGAGGCTTGACGTTCGCCTGCTGGAG GTTTCTCCTGGTGATACAGGCTGGGATGTTTTCAGTCTGGACTATCATGTGGATGGACCCATTGCTACG TTGTTCACAAGGGAATGTATGGGCCATTATCTGCGTGTGTTTAACTTCCTGTGGAGGGCCAAGAGAATTGAGTACACATTGACTGACATCTGGAAAGGACAGATGTGTAATGCCAAGCTCCTCAAAACCATGCCAG AGTTGTCTGGCGTGCTACACCAGTGTCACATCTTGGCCTCTGAGATGGTCCACTTTATCCACCAAATGCAGTACTACATCACCTTTGAG GTGCTAGAGTGCTCCTGGGATGAGCTGTGGAACAAAGTGCAGCAGGCTCAGGACCTCGACCACATCATCGCCGCCCACGAAGTCTTCCTTGACACCATTATCTCGAGATGCCTGCTGGACAACAACACCAGG TCTCTCTTGAACCAGCTGAGGGCCATATTTGACCAGATCATTGAGTTCCAGAACGCCCAAGACACCTTGTACCGCTCTGCACTGGAGGAGCTCACCCTGAGACTGCAGTATGaagagaggaagcagcagagggaggaggag GGTCAGTGGGGAGTGACGGCTGaacaggaagaagaggagaagaggagaattCAGGAGTTCCAGAAATCCATACCAAATTTGCGCTCCCAGTTCCGTGTTCTTACCCACTTCTACCAG AGCATTGTCCAGCAGTTCCTGGTGTTGCTGATGACGAGTACAGATGAGAGTCTGCGTTTCCTTAGCTTCCGACTCGACTTCAATGAGCATTACAG GGCCAGAGAACCACGTCTGCGAGCTTCTCTAGGAGCCACCCGAGGACGACGACTGTCAAACATCTGA
- the tubgcp3 gene encoding gamma-tubulin complex component 3 isoform X2 has protein sequence MATLDQKSPNVLLQSLCCRITGKSEAEVAHQFQYAVRVIGSNYAPTIERDEFLVSEKIKKELLKQRREADAALFSELHRKLQTQGVLKHRWSILYLLLSLSEDPRKPSSRVGNYGALFAQALPRDSHSTPFYCTRPQSLALGYGDRSGGLTASVGTSGISSLGVYTLNGPSPTPQSLLAGQPPQSVAQPLGSRLAWALPISSSPSSALAPLTNRLPLGPAAPSTRVVRPRRDGDTGEVSEAALVRDILYVFQGIDGKFIKMSAQENCYKIDSKVLVCKSLKGTSSRLAELGWLHNKVRKYTDARSLDRAFGLVGQSFCASLHQELKEYYRLLSVLHSQLQVEDDQGVTVCTESSLTLRRLLVWMYDPKVRLKTLAALVDFCQGRKGGELASAVHAYGKTGDPQMRALVQHILSLVSHPILNFLYRWIYDGELEDTYHEFFVASDPNVKTDRLWHDKYSLRKSMIPSFITMDQARKVLLIGKSINFLHQVCHDRTPPGKITSASKSTDTPKDAAELLSDLEGAFQEKIDAAYFDTSKYLLNVLNRDYLLLEHLQAMRRYLLLGQGDFIRHLMDLLKPELVRPATTLYQHNLTGILETAVRATNAQFDNAEILKRLDVRLLEVSPGDTGWDVFSLDYHVDGPIATLFTRECMGHYLRVFNFLWRAKRIEYTLTDIWKGQMCNAKLLKTMPELSGVLHQCHILASEMVHFIHQMQYYITFEVLECSWDELWNKVQQAQDLDHIIAAHEVFLDTIISRCLLDNNTRSLLNQLRAIFDQIIEFQNAQDTLYRSALEELTLRLQYEERKQQREEEGQWGVTAEQEEEEKRRIQEFQKSIPNLRSQFRVLTHFYQSIVQQFLVLLMTSTDESLRFLSFRLDFNEHYRSVTSQGQRTTSASFSRSHPRTTTVKHLT, from the exons ATGGCGACACTGGATCAGAAATCCCCCAATGTTCTTCTCCAGAGCCTCTGCTGCAGAATCACAGGGAAAAGCGAAG CTGAAGTTGCCCATCAATTCCAGTATGCAGTGCGAGTCATTGGCAGTAACTATGCCCCCACCATTGAACGGGATGAATTTCTGGTGTCAGAGAAGATCAAGAAAGAAC TGctgaagcagaggagagaagcTGATGCTGCACTGTTCTCTGAATTGCACAGAAAACTTCAGACACAG GGGGTTTTGAAGCATCGCTGGTCTATTCTCTACCTGCTGCTCAGCCTCTCCGAAGACCCTCGTAAACCTTCCAGCAGG GTTGGCAACTATGGGGCTCTCTTTGCCCAGGCCCTCCCCAGGGACTCCCACTCTACCCCATTCTACTGCACCCGGCCCCAGAGCCTGGCGCTGGGCTATGGGGACAGAAGTGGTGGGTTGACGGCCAGTGTTGGAACCAGTGGAATCTCCAGTCTGGGAGTGTACACACTAAACGGACCCTCACCAACGCCACAGTCGTTGCTGGCCGG gCAACCCCCTCAGTCTGTAGCTCAACCTCTGGGCTCCCGGCTGGCCTGGGCTCTTCCCATTAGCTCCTCCCCTTCATCGGCTTTAGCCCCACTGACCAACCGACTGCCCCTCGGACCTGCAGCTCCCTCCACCAGAGTGGTCCGTCCTCGTCGAGATGGTGACACAG GAGAAGTAAGTGAGGCGGCCCTGGTGCGGGACATCCTCTACGTCTTCCAGGGAATTGATGGCAAGTTCATCAAGATGAGTGCCCAAGAGAATTGCTACAAAATAGACAGCAAG GTGTTGGTGTGTAAATCCCTGAAGGGCACCAGCAGCAGACTGGCTGAACTTGGCTGGCTACACAACAAAGTCAGGAAGTACACTGATGCTAGAAGCTTAGACCGGGCCTTTGGGTTGGTTGGACAG AGCTTCTGTGCTTCACTCCACCAGGAACTAAAGGAGTACTACAGACTGTTGTCTGTCCTCCACTCTCAG CTACAGGTAGAGGACGACCAAGGTGTAACCGTGTGCACAGAGAGCAGCCTGACTCTCAGGAGGCTGCTGGTTTGGATGTATGACCCCAAAGTCCGGCTGAAAACGTTGGCCGCTCTTGTTGACTTCTGCCAAG GTCGAAAGGGAGGCGAGTTGGCCTCAGCTGTCCATGCATATGGGAAAACGGGAGACCCACAGATGAGAGCGCTGGTTCAACACATTCTCAGCCTGGTGTCACACCCCATCCTCAACTTCCTCTACAGGTGGATCTATGACGGAGAGCTAGAAGATACCTACCACGAG ttcTTTGTAGCATCAGATCCCAACGTGAAGACTGATAGACTGTGGCACGACAAGTACTCCCTCAGAAAATCTATGATTCCTTCATTCATCACCATGGACCAGGCCCGCAAG GTGCTGCTGATCGGAAAATCCATTAACTTCCTGCACCAGGTCTGTCATGACAGAACGCCGCCGGGCAAAATCACGTCGGCATCCAAGTCCACGGACACACCTAAAGATG ctgcagagctgctgtcTGACCTGGAGGGGGCGTTTCAGGAGAAGATCGATGCTGCATACTTTGACACCAGCAAATACCTGCTGAATGTTCTCAACCGCGACTACCTGCTGCTGGAACACCTTCAGGCGATGAGGAGATACCTCCTGCTCGGCCAGGGTGACTTCATCAGACATCTCATGGACCTGCTCAA ACCAGAGTTGGTTCGTCCTGCCACCACTTTGTACCAACACAACCTGACCGGTATCTTAGAAACAGCTGTGAGAGCCACCAATGCCCAGTTTGACAACGCAGAGATCCTCAAGAGGCTTGACGTTCGCCTGCTGGAG GTTTCTCCTGGTGATACAGGCTGGGATGTTTTCAGTCTGGACTATCATGTGGATGGACCCATTGCTACG TTGTTCACAAGGGAATGTATGGGCCATTATCTGCGTGTGTTTAACTTCCTGTGGAGGGCCAAGAGAATTGAGTACACATTGACTGACATCTGGAAAGGACAGATGTGTAATGCCAAGCTCCTCAAAACCATGCCAG AGTTGTCTGGCGTGCTACACCAGTGTCACATCTTGGCCTCTGAGATGGTCCACTTTATCCACCAAATGCAGTACTACATCACCTTTGAG GTGCTAGAGTGCTCCTGGGATGAGCTGTGGAACAAAGTGCAGCAGGCTCAGGACCTCGACCACATCATCGCCGCCCACGAAGTCTTCCTTGACACCATTATCTCGAGATGCCTGCTGGACAACAACACCAGG TCTCTCTTGAACCAGCTGAGGGCCATATTTGACCAGATCATTGAGTTCCAGAACGCCCAAGACACCTTGTACCGCTCTGCACTGGAGGAGCTCACCCTGAGACTGCAGTATGaagagaggaagcagcagagggaggaggag GGTCAGTGGGGAGTGACGGCTGaacaggaagaagaggagaagaggagaattCAGGAGTTCCAGAAATCCATACCAAATTTGCGCTCCCAGTTCCGTGTTCTTACCCACTTCTACCAG AGCATTGTCCAGCAGTTCCTGGTGTTGCTGATGACGAGTACAGATGAGAGTCTGCGTTTCCTTAGCTTCCGACTCGACTTCAATGAGCATTACAGGTCTGTCACGT CACAGGGCCAGAGAACCACGTCTGCGAGCTTCTCTAGGAGCCACCCGAGGACGACGACTGTCAAACATCTGACATAA